The DNA segment AATTGCTGGAAAGACGGCGAAGGACAATACCGCGAATACGGTGCCTATATTAGACAAAATGACTCCGCACATTAATTTTCTGACACTTTATTCTTTTCCATAATTCTTTGGCGTTCGTGAGGCGATCATTTTGATGTCCGAACCGCCGATATCCCGCCCCCCGCGAGCAAACGGAGGCAAGCGCCCGGCTAATGACGGGAGCGCTTTCGCTTTCGGGGTTGTGCCTCCGCATGCCTTTTTTTTTCTGATCGGATTTCTTGGTCCTGCTTGACCAATGCAGCCATAAAACGAATCCCGCAACGAGTAAAAACGTCAGCACCGAGGTGCCGATCACGGTCCACGTGACCTCATCATGAATGTCCTTCGCCTGTACAACGGCGATACTTTCACTATTTTTTTTCGGAGATGCCGTGCGGCTGTCATCCATCATTTGAAACCCTCATTCACTGAAATAAAGATGTTAATGGTTGGGATTCGATGAAAATTTGATGTTTTTTTTAAATTTTTCTGTCTTTTAGTTTGATCTGCTCAGCAACCACCGTATGTCCGGGGTCCAATAGGAGACAGAGTCATAGACAAAAAATACAAGTAAAATTAATAGAATGGCTTTCATGGAACAATCTCTCAAAAAGATTATTATTATTTTTAAGTAACTCATTTAATTTCCTCGTACTTTCCTGTTGAAAATTTCATCAACAGCAATAATTTGCTCGCGTATTGCAAGCCGACGCTCTGAAATTCGATCCACCTGGGCGTTGAAACATCCAGGTGGAAAACCGAATAAACAAAAGCTCGGTAGCAAAAAATCAAGCTGGAATGGGATCCTTTTTGTGGATGCCGACCGGTTCTGCATCGTCGTCCTTGCCATGCGCCAAGCGATACAGCAGCGGCAACACCAGTAAAGTGAGCAGTGTCGAGGAAATAATCCCTCCGATAACGACTGTCGCCAGTGGCTGCTGCACCTCGGCGCCGGTGCCGGTTGCGATCGCCATTGGAATGAATCCCAGCGAGGCCACCAGCGCGGTCATCAACACCGGCCGCAGGCGTGTCAGTGCCCCCGTCGTGATCGCCTGATCAAGGGACATACCCTCCTCGCGCAGCGTACGGATGAAGGAAATCATCACCAAGCCGTTGAGTACCGCGACTCCCGACAAGGCGATGAAGCCCACCGCAGCGGAAATCGACAGCGGGATATCGCGCAGCCAGAGCGCCAGGATGCCACCCGTCAAGGCAAATGGAATTCCAGTAAACACGATCAATCCATCCTTTGCGTTGTTAAACATCACAAATAGCAAGGTAAAGACCAGGAACAGTGCAAGCGGCACTACCAGCTGCAGTCGCTGGGTGGCCGATTGTAATTGTTCGAAGGTACCGCCCCACGTCATCCAATAGCCTGGCGGGATTTTGACTTCTCTCTGTATCAGCTGTTCGGCTTCAGGAACAAAGGTGCCGATGTCTCGTCCGCGCACGTTGGCACTGACGACGATGCGCCGCTTGCCGTTTTCCCGGCTGATCTGGTTGGGTCCGGGTGCAAAATCGAGTGTTGCCACTTCGGCCAAAGGAATAAAGCTTACTTCCCCTGGAACGCCATCCTTGCCTGCGGCGCGGGCAAGTGGGATGGGCAAGCGCTTGAGTGCTTCCAGATCGGTGCGCAGGTTTTCCGGCAGGCGCACGATGATATCGAAACGGCGATCGCCCTCGAATACGGTTCCGGCGTTGCGTCCCCCTGTGGCGATGGCCAGGGCCTCTTGTACCGCGCCGACATTGAGGCCATAACGCGCCGTCTTTTCTCTGTCGATATTTACTGTCAGCATCGGTAATCCCGACGTTTGCTCGGTCTTGACCTCCGCCGCGCCGGGAATGCGGCCGATCACCGCGGCGATTTGTGCTGCGGTGGCGTTTAGCACGTCCATGTCGTCGCCGTAAATTTTCACTGCGACGTCACTGCGCACGCCGGAAATGAGTTCATTGAAGCGCAGTTGGATTGGCTGTGAAAACTCATAGCTGTTACCGGCGTACGTTGCTGCCTCGGCCTGCACTGCGGCCAGCACCTCGGCCCGTGTTTTCTTCGGGGCAGGCCAGTCTTTTTCAGGCTTGAGCATCACATAACCATCCGAAATATTCGGCGGCATGGGATCGGAGGCGATTTCCGCAGTACCAGTACGAGCAAACACGCGATCGATCTCTGGAAACTTGGCTTTCAAGCCGGCTTCGAGCTTTTTCTGCATGTCGAGCGATTGTGTCAGGCTGGTGCCTGGAATACGCAGCGATTGGATGGCAAAATCGCCCTCATTGAGATTCGGTACAAACTCGCTGCCCATTCGGCTTGCGAGAGCGCCCGAAAGGATAATGAGTACGACAGAGGCCGTTACCACGACTGCCTTGTTAAGCATGACCTTCGCCAACAGCGGGGTATAGATTCGCTTGGCGTACTCCATCAGACGGTTTTCTTTTTCAGCCACATGCTTGCCGATGAACAGGGCAACAGCAGCCGGAATGAATGTCAGGGACAGGATCATCGCACCCAGCAGAGCGGCAACTACCGTAAACGCCATCGGATGAAACATTTTCCCTTCCACGCCAGTGAGCGCAAAGATGGGGATGTAGACGATCATGATGATGAGTTGGCCGAACAACAAAGGACGGCGCGCTTCTTTCGCCGCCGCGAATACCTCATGAAAGCGCTCCGAGCGGGTCAGTGCACGCTGGTGGTGTGCTTGGGCATGCGCAAGCCGGCGTACGCAGTTTTCGACGATCACAACGGCGCCATCGATAATGATGCCGAAATCCAGGGCGCCAAGGCTCATCAGATTTGCGCTGACCTTATAGGTAACCATCCCGGTAAAGGTGAAAAGCATGGCCAGCGGAATGACCATCGCGGTGATCAGTGCGGCCCGAATATTGCCGAGGAAAAGGAACAGCACGGCAATTACCAGTACCGCGCCTTCGAGCAAGTTTTTCTTGACGGTATTGATTGCTTTATCCACCAAGACAGTACGGTCGTAGACCGTCACCGCCTTGACGCCAGCGGGCAAGGTACGATTAATTTCCTCCATTTTTTTATCGACCGCCTGCGACACAATGCGGCTATTCTGGCCTATGAGCATGAATACGGTACCGAGTACGACTTCGCGGCCGTTGTCGGTTGCCGCGCCGGTGCGCAGCTCACGACCCACTTCAACTTCAGCGACGTCGCGGATGCGGATCGGCACGCCCTGTACTGTGTTGAGAATGACATTGCGCATATCGTCGAGCGACTTGACTTGGCCCGGCGCGCGTATCAGGAATTGCTCGCCGCGTTTTTCGATATAGCCGGCGCCGACGTTATTGTTGTTGCTGTCGAGCGCGGTGACGATGTCCTGGAAAGTCAGACCATAAGAGGACAATTTTGTTGGATTCGGGGTGACGTGGTATTCCTTCGCGTAACCGCCGATCGAGTTAATTTCCGTAACACCTGTCACATTGCGCAATTGCGGCTTGATGATCCAATCCTGGATCTCGCGCAAATCGGTCGGCGTGTAGGGCTGGCCATCCGTTTTTTTTGCATTTGGCTCGCTTTCCACCGTCCACAGGTAGATTTCGCCCAGGCCTGTAGAAATAGGACCGAGCACTGGCGATACGCCTTGAGGCAGGCGCTCGCGCGCTTCCTGCAGCCGCTGGTTAACCAGTTGCCGCGCGAAGTAAATATCCGTGCCGTCCTTGAAGATCACGGTGATTTGCGACAGGCCGTAACGTGACAGGGAGCGTGTCTGGTCGAGGTCGGGTAAGCCGGCCATCACTGTTTCAATAGGAAACGTCACGCGTTGTTCGACTTCGAGCGGTGAGTAGCCCGCTGCCGACGTATTGATTTGCACCTGGACGTTGGTGATATCCGGCACCGCGTCGATGGGCAGTTTTTGGTAGCTGAATATACCAACGCCCATCATTGCAATAACGGCAAGCATCACCAACCATCGGTGTTCAATGGAAAAACGGATTATGCGTTCAAACATGAGTTCTCTCCGGCTTAATGTGCATGTTCGGCGCTGTCTTTGCCCTGCTCCGCCTTGAGGACGAAGCTACCTTTTGCCGCATAGACCGTACCGGCGACAAGGCCTTTGACGATCTCGGTATATTTACCGTCGCTGCGGCCGGTTTCCACTGGCTGGGCAAAGAAGCCACCCTCGATACCGATGTACACAGCAGGACTTTCGCCCACCGTCTGGATCGCCTCGCTCGACACTGCCACTGCAACATCGCGCTCATCGGACGTGAGTTCGACGTTCACGAACAGGCCCGGGCGCCATGCCAGCTTCGGATTGGCCAGGGTAACGCGTGCTTTGGCGGTGCGGGTTTGTTCGCCCAGCAGCGATCCAACGTATGACACGACGCCGCTTGCCTCGGAATCCATGGAGGTCGCTTTCACGATGGCTTTCGTGCCGACTCGCACAGCGCCAATATCCTTGGCCGGGACAATGATCTCGGCCCAGACGGTGGACAGGTCGGCGATGGTAAACACCATCGCTTCCGCCGTGACGGACTCGCCCAGGGTAATGTGCTTTTCCACAATAGCGCCGTCGAACGGGGCGCGCAGTTCAAAACGGCTCAATGCGCCCGAAGTTCCGGTGGAGGCACCGATGGCGGCGATTTTTTGCGTCGCATTTTGTGAAGCGATTTCGGCCTCGCGCAGGCTCTGCTGAGCTTGCAGATAATCTTGCTCGGCAGAGATCTTGTCTTCCCAGAGCTTCTTCTCGCGCTCATACGTCAGTTTCGCCAAGGCCAGGCGCTTCTGGGCGCCAAGTGACTCGCTACGCATTTCCGACAGTACCGTGCTGGCGATGACCGCCAAAACTTGTCCCTTTTTGACCTGCTGTCCCAACTCGACCGCGACACTTTCGACGACCCCTTGCAGCCGCGGCACGACGTGCGCGGTACGGTCTTCATTAAACCGTATTTCGCCGGCCAGTTGAAACACACTGTTGATCTTGGCCCCGCCGGCGGTCGCCATGACCACACCGGCGGTTTTGATTTGGGCCGCGCTCAGCTCGATTTTGCCTTCCTCGCTCTGGATCTTGATCTGAATCGCCGCGCCACCCTTGCGCACGGTAATGAACGCGTCGAAGATATGTGGCTCGGCGATGCTGCCTTTGGCGAGCAGGCTGTCCTTGTCGACGGCAAAGTCGAAGTTCAGCGTTTGTCCGTCGGCGCGTTTGATTTGTTCGGTCGCAGTGGCCGAAGCCGGGGCGATTTGTTTGCCGTTCTCGTACAGCCAGAGGCGATGGCGGGCCTCGCCGTTTTCTTCGGCAAGGACCACTTCAACCGACGTGGCTCCCTGAACAAATAACTTGCCACCGTGTGCTCCTTTTTTTGTCGAGCCGGATCCGGAACCGCCTTTGGCGTCGGCACTCTCGGACGTTTCGGCCTCCTTGGATTCTTCCTTGTTGTCGGATTTCCCGGTAAATAAAATAGCGATCAGCAAGGCTATGCCGACGACCAGAACGCCGATAATCGCGCCTATTGTTTTCTTTTCAATGTTCGGTGTTTTCATTTTGCTTCCTGATAGGAGATCGCAGGTGCGATCAATGCGCCGTTCGATTCAACGCGGCCGAGAATGCGGTCAATGTCTGAAGCGGCCCGATGCGATTCGGCGAGCGCTCGTACATATTGGGTTTTGGCCTGGAACAGCGTGCGTTGGGCATCGAGTACGTCGAGAAATCCGAACTTGCCCAACTCAAACCCCTTGGATGCCGCTTCATACGCGCTGAGCGCGCCCGGCAAAATTTCGGTACGTAAAATCCCCAATTCGGACTGGGCGGCTTCGAGGCGTGCCGATGCTTCGCCAACTTCCATTGTCAACCTGTTCTCCACCACTTTCAGTTCGTCCTTTGCCTTGTCGGCACGGCGCAATGCGGCAAGGACATTGCCTT comes from the Janthinobacterium sp. 67 genome and includes:
- a CDS encoding CusA/CzcA family heavy metal efflux RND transporter — encoded protein: MFERIIRFSIEHRWLVMLAVIAMMGVGIFSYQKLPIDAVPDITNVQVQINTSAAGYSPLEVEQRVTFPIETVMAGLPDLDQTRSLSRYGLSQITVIFKDGTDIYFARQLVNQRLQEARERLPQGVSPVLGPISTGLGEIYLWTVESEPNAKKTDGQPYTPTDLREIQDWIIKPQLRNVTGVTEINSIGGYAKEYHVTPNPTKLSSYGLTFQDIVTALDSNNNNVGAGYIEKRGEQFLIRAPGQVKSLDDMRNVILNTVQGVPIRIRDVAEVEVGRELRTGAATDNGREVVLGTVFMLIGQNSRIVSQAVDKKMEEINRTLPAGVKAVTVYDRTVLVDKAINTVKKNLLEGAVLVIAVLFLFLGNIRAALITAMVIPLAMLFTFTGMVTYKVSANLMSLGALDFGIIIDGAVVIVENCVRRLAHAQAHHQRALTRSERFHEVFAAAKEARRPLLFGQLIIMIVYIPIFALTGVEGKMFHPMAFTVVAALLGAMILSLTFIPAAVALFIGKHVAEKENRLMEYAKRIYTPLLAKVMLNKAVVVTASVVLIILSGALASRMGSEFVPNLNEGDFAIQSLRIPGTSLTQSLDMQKKLEAGLKAKFPEIDRVFARTGTAEIASDPMPPNISDGYVMLKPEKDWPAPKKTRAEVLAAVQAEAATYAGNSYEFSQPIQLRFNELISGVRSDVAVKIYGDDMDVLNATAAQIAAVIGRIPGAAEVKTEQTSGLPMLTVNIDREKTARYGLNVGAVQEALAIATGGRNAGTVFEGDRRFDIIVRLPENLRTDLEALKRLPIPLARAAGKDGVPGEVSFIPLAEVATLDFAPGPNQISRENGKRRIVVSANVRGRDIGTFVPEAEQLIQREVKIPPGYWMTWGGTFEQLQSATQRLQLVVPLALFLVFTLLFVMFNNAKDGLIVFTGIPFALTGGILALWLRDIPLSISAAVGFIALSGVAVLNGLVMISFIRTLREEGMSLDQAITTGALTRLRPVLMTALVASLGFIPMAIATGTGAEVQQPLATVVIGGIISSTLLTLLVLPLLYRLAHGKDDDAEPVGIHKKDPIPA
- a CDS encoding efflux RND transporter periplasmic adaptor subunit yields the protein MKTPNIEKKTIGAIIGVLVVGIALLIAILFTGKSDNKEESKEAETSESADAKGGSGSGSTKKGAHGGKLFVQGATSVEVVLAEENGEARHRLWLYENGKQIAPASATATEQIKRADGQTLNFDFAVDKDSLLAKGSIAEPHIFDAFITVRKGGAAIQIKIQSEEGKIELSAAQIKTAGVVMATAGGAKINSVFQLAGEIRFNEDRTAHVVPRLQGVVESVAVELGQQVKKGQVLAVIASTVLSEMRSESLGAQKRLALAKLTYEREKKLWEDKISAEQDYLQAQQSLREAEIASQNATQKIAAIGASTGTSGALSRFELRAPFDGAIVEKHITLGESVTAEAMVFTIADLSTVWAEIIVPAKDIGAVRVGTKAIVKATSMDSEASGVVSYVGSLLGEQTRTAKARVTLANPKLAWRPGLFVNVELTSDERDVAVAVSSEAIQTVGESPAVYIGIEGGFFAQPVETGRSDGKYTEIVKGLVAGTVYAAKGSFVLKAEQGKDSAEHAH